A stretch of DNA from Cryptomeria japonica chromosome 4, Sugi_1.0, whole genome shotgun sequence:
ACATCTACAAAATAAAGAGGATTCAAAATGCTTTGATATTTAGATATACTCTTCAAAAGGAAAATCCAGAAACAGGTAAATCTTAAAATTCCAAGCTGCAGTATATTAAGTATATTTACCATATGCAAATGGGTTCAAGGTAATATGAGAGAAGGCTGCAAAGAAATCAAGGATGAGGAAGTTGGCATCTTCAAGTACACTCAGCTCTGAAATGGCTTGTGATAGATAGTTGTTGTGGGTGGACACTAATTCCATTGTTGTGTTGAAGCATACTGCTCCAGACTGTAGATAACCCGTTTGACAGTCAAAGGGCATGTTATTTGATACCAGAAAATTCCTTAGCCCAAGATTATAAAGCTCTGTGAGCTGCAGTTTCATCTCTATTATAACGCTCTTGACAAACTTCTCTGTTCCCTGTACACATCCACAACTCATGACCCTCAGTTACATATTTTACAAAATAACATTTGAATTTGATTCATACTTGTAAAACATGACAAGTTTGGTAATGTTTATTCTTACAACCGCGCTAACATTTATAGCAGCATAATCATTTCCATTAAGAGTAAGAAGTACTATTGAGTGTTTTAGATGGTGAGAATCATATTTCTGAGATATAATGGTATCCTTGAAATTCCCAACTTGGACACTAATCTTTGGAACTCCAAATGAGTCAAATACCCCACTGTATGATATTGCAAAGTTTATGCCTTCCAATGCTACTATATGATGGGTTGAACTGTTCAGGACCCTGTAAATACTGGAGATGGAAGACCTAAGATTTGGGCTGGATTAAAAAAAATAGACAGAATTCGGTCAATATTTTCACCTGTCCATTATACCCATTGCAACATAATAATCGCAAAGAAAAAGAGGTATTTTAATGTTAATGGAACAGGGAAACTGGACTGTACGTGTCCTTATAGCTGAGTACACAAGAGAAGCACTAACAGAGAGAACTTTTCCATAATCATCAATTACACTTTTAAATTGAAAATTGTTCTTAGGCATGTTAATATAATTTCATCTGGAAGGTGGCATGAATTATGAGG
This window harbors:
- the LOC131874986 gene encoding GDSL esterase/lipase At5g03610-like, which produces MPKNNFQFKSVIDDYGKVLSVSASLVYSAIRTRTVQFPCSINIKIPLFLCDYYVAMGIMDSGVFDSFGVPKISVQVGNFKDTIISQKYDSHHLKHSIVLLTLNGNDYAAINGTEKFVKSVIIEMKLQLTELYNLGLRNFLVSNNMPFDCQTGYLQSGAVCFNTTMELVSTHNNYLSQAISELSVLEDANFLILDFFAAFSHITLNPFAYGIHEMSRSCCSRDVNMNSSTIGCADYDEQGRALSHLCKSQEEFFFFDWYHPTQKGWQVMLNLHYSHCGFVQDGSSSPLQSLAKWLFERVGLDSYPPNFSKKRMNSKVNEKVYIEK